The genomic segment CGGCAAGCCGACCAGCAAGTCGAAGACTATCTACAGGCGAAGCTGGCGGTTGAGCGGACACGCAATTCCATCAGCATCATGCAACAGCAGCTGGACGGCGTCCGCAGCCAGCTGACGGACGCCCGGGCCAGCATCGCCGCCCGCGCAGCGGTTGCCTATGTCCAGGGCCCGGCCAACGACCTCGCCTCGCTGCTCGCCGCCGGTGATCCCACCGATGCCCTGGAGCGGGCACAACTGCTCGATCTGCTGGCGACGCATGACGCCGATCAGGTCCTGGCCGCACGGGCCATCGAGCGTTCGGCGCAGGCCCGGACGAACGAGCTGGCCACAGTCGAGCGCAAGCAGGCGGCGATCCTCGATCAGATGGCGGCGCGGAAGGCCAGGATCGAGCAGCTGGTCGTCCAGACCGAGCAGACCCTGGCGGAGCTACGAGCGGCCGAGCGCCGCCGGGCCGCGGCAGTTAACCGGCCGGCGGCCACGGCGCCTTCAGCGGGCAGCCCCGCCTCCCCTCCTCCACTCAAGGCAGTCAGCGGC from the Actinomycetota bacterium genome contains:
- a CDS encoding NlpC/P60 family protein, with translation RQADQQVEDYLQAKLAVERTRNSISIMQQQLDGVRSQLTDARASIAARAAVAYVQGPANDLASLLAAGDPTDALERAQLLDLLATHDADQVLAARAIERSAQARTNELATVERKQAAILDQMAARKARIEQLVVQTEQTLAELRAAERRRAAAVNRPAATAPSAGSPASPPPLKAVSGSVGAVIRYAYAQLGKPYQWGATGPGSFDCSGLTLMAWAQAGVSLPHSSRAQIGIGRQVTKSELQPGDLIFRYSPISHVSLYVGNGQQISATHTGSTVKLQSAFQGEIVGFSRPTG